Genomic window (Saccharothrix australiensis):
GCCCGGCGCACGCTCGGGGCGTCGGGTCGGCGTGGCTCGCGCTGGTCGTCTCCGCCGCGCTGATGTTCCCCACCCCGATCGGCCTGGCCGCGGTGGCACCGCCGGTGGCGTGGATCGTGCTGCTCAGCGCGCTCCAGGTGCTGGCGGGTCTCGCGTTCCTCGTCGTGCTCGCCGTCGTGCTGCGGCGGGAGGACCGCGCGGCCGGCGCGGGACCGCAACCCTGACCCGCCCGCGCACTCCCCACCGAGTTCTTGCATGTGCAACCATCAGGGCGGGGTGCGGGTAAAGTGCAAGCAGGTGGAGGTAGTCATGGTGGTGGAGGAACCGCGCTCGGGCTGCCCGGTCAACGCCGCGGTCGAGGTGCTGGGCGACCGGTGGAGCCTCGTCGTGCTGCGCGACATCATGTTCTGCGACCGCCGCCACTTCCGGGTGCTCCAGCGCGAGTCCGAGGAGGGCATCGCGTCGAACATCCTCGCGAACCGGCTGCGCGACCTGGTCGCCGCCGGGCTGCTCACCCGCGACGACCCCGGCGCCGGCCGCCGCGCGACGTACAGCCTCACCGAGGCGGGCATCCAACTGGTGCCCGTGCTGGCCGAACTCGGCTGGTGGGGCCTGCGCCACCGCCCCACCAGCGCCGAACTGCGCGCGCGGGCCGAAGAGCTGCACGACGGAGGGCCCGAGCTGTGGCGGGCCGTCATGGCCGAGCTGCGCGAACGCCACCTCGGCGGCCCGCGACCCGGCACGACGCCCGACGGCGCCGAGGAATAGTCCACTTAGGACCATCCGGGTTCCCGCGGTCCTGTGCCGCACCGGATTCGGCATCCCGTCGCGACCGGTGGCCGTTCGGGACGAGAAGGGGACTTTCGGGCAACGGGCGCGCCTTGGCGGATCACCTGGCCGGCCGGAGGTCGTACGCTGTGCCCGTGGTCGGATACCGCCGCGACGCAGTGACCGGGCCGGCAACGGGGCAGCCGGCGCGCCCCGCACCGAAGCGCGGCGGTGTCCGGGTGGGGCTGCCCGGCGTCGCCTTCGGACCGGACCGGGGCGCGCGGGCGGGGCACGAGCGGTTGCGCTTCCGGCCGCCGCCGCTGGACGTGCTGCTGGCGCTGGTGTTCACCGGGTTGACCGTGGCCACCACCGTCGACCAGCAGGCGGGCACGCACGGCCCGCCGGCGTACGCCCTGGCCGCGCTGACGACGGCGCCCATCGTCCTGCGGCAGGTCGCGCCGGTCGCGACCACGGCGGTCACGCTGGTCGCGGCCGCGATGTACAGCGTGCTGGGCTACGGCGACCTCCCCGGCGGCGGCGCGGGCCTGCTGGTGGGCGTGTTCACCGTGGCGACGCTGCGGTCCCGCCGGGCGGCCGCCGCGGCCTTGGTCGCCACGATCGCCGTGATCGCGGCCAACTACGCCGGGGCGAGCTCTTCGATCGCGTTGCCGACGCTCCTGCAGGGCTTCCTGCTGGTGCTCGGCGCGTGCGCGTTGGGACGGGCCACCAAGCGGTGGGGGCGGCACGTCGAGCGGGTCGTCGAGGAGGCGGCCACGGCCGTCACCGACGAGCGCGCCCGCATCGCCAGGGAGCTGCACGACATCGTCGCGCACCACATGTCGGTCATCTCGTTGCAGGCCGGCGTCGCCGGGTACGTGCTCGACACCGACCCGCGCACCGCCCGCGCCGCGCTGGACACGGTCGGCGACACCAGCCGCGAGGCGCTCCGGGAGATGCGTCGCCTGCTGGAGGTGCTGCGCGTCGACGACGAGGAGCCGGACGCGGAGGACGGCGCGCGGCACGGGATCGCGGCGCTGGACCGGCTGGTGGACCGCGTGCGCGCCGCCGGCGTCCCGGTCGAGGTCGCGGTCACCGGCCGGCCGCGCGACCTGCCGCCGGGCCTGGACCTGTGCGCCTACCGGGTGGTCCAGGAGTCCCTGACCAACGTGATCAAGCACGCGGGACCGGCCGCCGCGCGGGTCGAGGTCGACTACGGGGACCGGGTGCTCACGCTCCGGGTGCGCGACGACGGGCTCGCGGCCGGACCACCGCGCGCGACGCCGGGCTCGCACGGCATCCGGAGCATGCGCGAACGCGTCGAGCTGTACGGCGGTTCGCTCACCGCGGGACCGGCACGCGACGGCGGGTTCACCGTGACGGCGAGCTTCCCGCTGTCCGCCCCGGCCTGACACCGCCGTGCGGTCGCGACCCGCCGGGCACCCGGTCGGTCCGCACAGGACGGATCAGTCCACACAGGACTGTCAGTGGGCCAGGCCGTTCAGCACGTCCTCCGCCGTGCGCGGTTCGGCGGGCAGGATCGACGTCAGGCCCGCCCTGCCCGCGTCGACGTCCTCCGCGTCCTCGGGCCGGGCCATCGGCGCGAGCAGCCGGGCCGCCTCCACCGCCGCGCCGGCCCGCGCCGCGACGGTCGCGGCGAGGATCTCGGCCGACAGCTCCGCCGGTGTCATCCGCTTGTACGCCTCCGTGGGGAACCGGACGTCGGTCAGCTCCCCCTGCTGCCCCACGGTCACGGTCACCGTCCGGTACGGCGTGGTCGCGCTGATCGCGATCTCGCCCATGTCGCGCCGCAGCCTGGTCAGCCCGTCCCGCTGCGCGCGATACCCGCCGGGGGTTCGCCCGGTCCGCTCGTGAGAGGTGGTGGTCACTTCGGGACTCCTCGTGAGACGGTCGTTTCAGGTCCACCTCAGCGCGGAATGCCGACCGTGCCAAGGGATTCACCGCGAACGGGGTACCGATGCCCGGCAGGTCTTCCCTTTCACCCCCGGTATCACCCCCTGCGGGGCGCGCGCCCGGCCGCGTCGGACGGCGGGCGGGGGAAGGCCGCGCCGACGACGGCGCCGTCCGGGGCCGTCACGGGCACCGGCCGGGGCAGCCGCGCCGCGGGGAGCGGAGCCGGTGGCCGCGCCGGCGCGTCGCCGGGCGGGTACCCGGTCGACTCCGTCGAGCCCGCGGGCTCCCCGGCGGGCTCTCGCCCCTCGACCGGGTCCGTCGGACCCGCAGGCCCACCGGCGGGCACCCGCCCCTCGCCCACCGGGGCGTCGACGGGCGGAACGTCGACAAGCGGGTCGACAGGCGGGACGTCGACAAGCGGGTCGACGGGCGGGACGTCGACGGGCAGGGTGTCGACAGGCGCGTCGACGGGCGGGACGTCGACCGCTTGGGCCGGGTCGGCACCGGGTCGCGCCCGCCGCTCCGCGTCGCGCGCCTGCTCGTCGGCCACCTCCCGCAGGTGCGCCGCCCTGGCCTCCCACCAGTCCCGCTCGGCGCGGTCGACCGCGTCCTCCGCCAGGCGCAGCCGCTCGACCGCGGCGGCGTGGTCCCGCACCGGTCGCGGGTCCGGTCCGGGTGGCGTGTCCGACCACCGGCGAACCCGGTCCCGCTCGCGGCGGAGTCCGGCTTCCGCCGCCCCCAGCTCGTGCCGGACGGCCTGGCGCTCCGCGCGCTGGGCGCGGGCGCGGTCGGCGTCGCGCAGCGGCGAGTCACGGGCGTGCCGCTCGACGAGCACGCCCAGCCGCCGGCGCAGGGCCGCCACCTCGCCGGTCAGCCGGTCTTCCCGCCGGCGCGCGTCCGCCGGCTCCGCCCGGCGGCGGGTCGCCGCCACCGCCGCGTCCTCGTCCACCACCCGCCGCGCCGCGTCGACCGCCGCCTGCCGGGCGGTCCGCACCCGGACCGCCTCCGACCACGCCTTGCCGCGCCCGGCCAGCGCCGCGGTGGCGTCCACCAGGGACGGTGGCAGCTCGTGGCCGGTCACCGCGCGGGCGTGGTCGTCGCGCATCCGCAGCACGTAGGCGTCGCGCACCAGCACCTCACGGCCCGCCGCCTTCGGCTTGCGGAGCAGTCCCGCCGACGTCTCGCGCGCGACGACGCGGAACTCGGCGTCGGCCAGCAGGGCACGGGTGATCTTCTCGTCGTGCTCGCCGTCCGTGCTCGTCACCGGGTCGGACGTGGTGTGCTCGTAGTGCGTCCCGGACGCGGTGAGCGTCGCCGACGGGTCGCGCGCGACCAGTTGCCGGGTGCGCTCCGGGCCGCTGCGCATCCCCTCGAACGGCCGGCGCGCCTCCTTCGAGCCGTCCGCGTGCTCGCGGGGCGCCACCCCGCCCCAGCCCTCCGGCGTCGTCGTGGAGAGCTGGTGGGTGGTGCCGAGGCTCAGCTCGGTGGTGCGCGTGTCCTCCGTCGTGGTCTCGCCGTCGACCGTGACCGACCCGCTGGTGCCCGCGAACCGGAACCCGTTCGGGAACCGGACGTGGAGTTCGACCGCCCGGCCGAGGCCGGTGGGCATCGGGATCGTGAACGCACCGCGGCGCAGGGGCACCAGGCAGGCGCGGAGCGTGGAGGGGGTGATCGCGGTGTGCAGCGCGGTCACCGCGTCCGGGGTCGGGGTGACGCCGGACGCGCGCAGCACCTGCCTGGCCACCTCGCGCAGCCGGGTCACGTCGCCCAGGAAGTGCTCGGCCCAGGACCGCCTGGTCGTCGGCTCGGCGTGGCCGACCCCGGCGCGCCAGGCGGCGAGGCCGTCCGGCGCGAGGTCGTCGAGCGGCCGGTGGCGGGAGGGTGTGCTCGGGCAGGGACACCACCGTCATGCTCCTGCGGACGGTCAGCGCGGCGGCACGGGTGTCGTGGCGGGTGATCGCGAGGTCGACCGCCACCTCACCGCGGTGGATCGCGACCGGGCCGGTGGTCTTCGCGCTCTGCTCGTAAGTGGTCGTCCGCTCGTCGGTCCGCCGGTGGCTCCGCCGGCCGAAGTCCGCCGCGCCGCTCAGCGAGCCGCCGACGGCCCCGTACCCGGACCGGTGGCCTGACGACCCGCCCGCCTGCCCCGCGCCGTCGCGCACGGTCAGCAGCCCCTGCGCGGACGTCCGGAAGGTCAGCAGCGTGCTTTCCCGCCGCGTACCCTCGATCGCGGTGAGGGCGGTGCGGACGGACGCCTTCAGCGACGTGACGTGCTCGATGCCGCCGAAAGCGGGCGGCGCGGTGAAGCGGACCGCGGCGGTGAGGTGGTGGACCTCGCCGCTGAACCGGTCCTCCAGCCGCAGCGGGGTGATCCGGCCGCCGTTCAGGTGGCCGTTCATCGCGCCGGTGAGGTCGGAGAGGAACCGGACGGCCTCGCGGCGGTTGTCGTGGACCCCGTCCAGCCGGAGGTCCGGGAGGAGCCGGTCGGCCAGCTTCGGTCCCAGCTGTTCGCGCAACGCGGCCAGGTGCGGGGTGAGGTCGAGCGGTCCGCGTGCCGCGCCGAGGCCGATCGACGGTTTCGCGGAGACGCCCGGCGTGAGCGTCGGCGGCGTGGCGACGGTCCGCTCCGGCGGCGGCACGGGTCCGGCGGCGGGCGGGGTTTCGCCGCGCAGCGCGCGCAACTGGTCGGCGGTGAGCCACACCAGCGCGGCGCCGGGCAGCCGCCCGGTCGTGCCCCGGACCACCGGGCGTGCGGGCGCGGTGAGGTCGAAGTCGAGGTTGCCCCGCGACCTGGCCTCCACGACCACGGTGGCGTCCACGACGACCCGCGCGAGGTACGCGGGCTCCGGGCCGCCGGTGGTCTCGACCTCCTCGCCGGTCTCCAGCCCGCCGGTGGTGCTCCGCCCGCGCGTGGTGGTCAGCGGGGACGCGTTGCCGACCAGCCTCCCGCGCCCGCCCACGCCGTCCACGATCCGGCCGTTGGTGACGTGCCCGCCCGCGCCCGCGACCATCGCGCCGCCCTGGACGAACCCGCTCCACGTGTCGGCCACGTCCAGGGCGCCCGCCACCGACGACGACCCGGCGACGGTCCTGGTGACCCGCTCGAACTCCTCGGCGGTGACCTGGTCGTCGGCGAGGCGGAGGCGCAGCGAGACGCCGACGACCCCGTCGGTGTCGGCCCGGCGGCGCGGGTGGCGCAGGCCGTCCAGCACGGTCGTCCGGCTGAACAGCCTCGGGTCCGCGGCGAGCGACGCGGCGGACAGGTGGTCGCCGATGGCCTCGGCGACGGGGCCGCCGGCGAAGTCGAAGACCGGGTCGCCGCCGGACGCCTCGGTCAGCAGCGCGCGCGCCACCCGCTGGAGTTCGGGCGCGCCGGTGAAGGCGACCACCTCCACGTGGTCGAACGCGCGGGAAGCGCCCGGCGGCAGCCGCCCCGGCGGCGGCGGGTCGTCGAGCGGCGTCCACGCCGACGGTCCCGGCGCGGGCGCGGTCCGGGGATCGGTGGTCGTCACGTAGCTCTCGGGCACGCGGAACCCGACGGGGACGTCGATCCGCACCGTCTCGCCGATCCGGTGCGCCACCGGCGCGTGCCGCCCCGGTTTCCCGACCGACAGCTTGCGGAGCTGCCGGTTCAGCCGCTTGTGGGAGACGACGTCGGCGGTGATGCGCAGGGTGGCGCGGAACTCCCGCAGCTCCCGGTCGGCGAGCCCGCCCTCGTCGGTGAGGCCGCCGCCCCGCTCCCGGTCCACAGTGGACTTCACCGTGCCGCCGAAGGTGGTCGGCCTGCTCCAGGCGCGCTGGAACCGCACGCCGATCCGCCACACGCCCGGCCGCAGGGAGAACCACCCGCGTGCCCCGACGGCGGCCTTGGTGTCCCGGACCCGCGTGAAGTCGCCACCGTCGTCGTCCTCGGCCTTCCGCGCGGTCGTGGTGGCGCGGCCGGTGGTCAGGAGGTCCCCGTCGCGGATGTCGTCCACCGCGGCGCGCAGGGTGATCGTGGTCTCGTACTCGTGCCCGAACCCGTCGCGGAGCAACGGGATGACGAGGCCGGGACCGCTCATCCGATCGCGCAGCACCGCCAGTGCCTCGTCGGACAGGGCGTCGCGCAGCACGCGCTCGCGGTCGAGCGCGTCGGCGATCCCGCCGACCAGGCCCTTCGCGAACTCCGGGTCGTCGAACTGGCCGACGAACCGGCTGGTGCTCAGCAGGAGGCCGGTGCGCATGGGCACGTCGGTCATCGGCCAGGTGCGCAGGGGCACCCGGCGCAGCAGCGGCACCACCTGGTCGTGGAACCACTGGCGGGTGGACAGCGGGTCGAGCGCGCCGAGGAGCACCTCGCCGCGCTCGGCCTCCACCGGCATGAAGTGGGTGCGGGCCGCGCCGCTCCGGAACTCCCGCCGCCGCGCCGCCGGGATCAACCCGCCGCGGGCCGCGCTGCCGGCGTCGGTCCACTGCCAGGCGGTGACCGTGCCGCGCAGCCGGTGCTTCGCGCCGCCGAGCGGTCGCACCTCGATGTCGTAGACGACCTCGTAGCGGACGACGTCCTCGGTGGACTTGACCGACCCCTCCGCCGCCGCGGACCTCTCGTGCGTCCGCTTGACCTGGCGGCCGTGACCGAGCCCGCCCGCGGGGCCGGCCGCCACGGTCACCCCGCCCGGCACCACGGCGCCGCCGCCGGCGAACAGGTCGAAGCCGACCCGGCGATCCGCGCCGACCACGTCGGAGGACCGGAGTTCGGCCCGCTCGGCGGTGGTCGCCGCGCCCGTCCGGGTGGTCGGCTCGACCCTCGTCCAGCGCGGCACGGCGCGCATCTCCACCTGCGTGACGCGGGGGAACAGCTCGAACCCGCGGCCCTTGGCAAGGGGCTCGGACCTGATCCAGCCCGCGTCGGGCCGGGTGTCACCGTCGTGGGCGATCATCGCGGGCAGGCCGGCCTCGATGTGCTCGCGGCTGAGGAACCTCCGCAGGACCGCCTCGCCGTCCGCGCCGACGCGGGTCACGTCGTCGAAGCGGGCGCCGAGCCGCTCGGCGGTCTGGGTGAAGAAGTCGGGGTGGCCGCGGTGGTCGACGACGACGGCCTCGACGGCGGTCCGCCTCGGGGGCTCGGCGACGACGGGGCGCAGGCCGTCCGCGTGCAGGGCCCGCCGGGCGTCGTCGGACAGGTTCCGGGACGAGCCGTCGGGCGAGTGCGGCAGCAGCCGGGCGCCGGCGGGGTCGGCGGTGGACAGCCCGATCGGCGCCCGCAGCTCGACCCGGCCCTCGGCGCGGACCGGACCACGGGGCCGGGCGGCGCCGGAGGCGAGGGAGAAGGAGAAGGCCACCGGCAGGTCGCGGACGTCGCGCGCGGCGCCGACCTCGACCTCGGTGGACGTCGTCACCTCGGTCTTCCGCTCGCTCCGGCGGCTCTCGGTCGGCCCGGTCGGCGCTCGCACCCCGAGCGTGACGACCAGGGGCGGCAACCCGAGGAAGGACAACTCCGGGGACAGGCCCCGGTCGCGGGAACTCCCGCGGCCGCTCCCGGTCGTGCGCTCCACCTCGCCGGTGACGGTGAGCCGCTCACCCGCCTCGTCGCCCACCGCCATGCGACGCCAGTCGAACCGGGCGGCGACGGTGAGCCGGTAGGGGCGGCCGTCGCCGCGGACGGTGAACGTCCCGCCGTCACCCAGCAGCCCGCCGACGTCACGCGCCAGCAGGGACCGCACGACGTCCACCTCGGTCCACCGGCGCACGTGCGGCGCGAGCAGGCGGAGCTGGTCGACCACGTCGGGAACGCCCCGCACGGGGGTGAGCTGCCGGGCGGGGCCCAGGGTGCGGCTGTCGCGGAGGTAGGCGGGCAGGTCGCCGTACAACGCCTCGGCGGTCGGTGCGGGCTCCGGGGCCGCCGGTTCCGGTTCCGGTTCCGGTCTCCGGTCGGCATCGGGCATCCCCCGGTCCGCACCCGGCGTCCGGTCGCTATCGGGCGTCCCCCGGTCCGGCTCCGGTGCGGCGCGCTCGGGCGGTTCGGCGTGTTCCTCGGTCGGTTCGAGCGTCGGCCGCCAGCGCGGTCGCCCCGCCGGGTGGCCGGTCCGCGGCGGCCGGTCGGACGACGGCGGCCGGTCGGACGGCGGCGGTCGGTCGGACGGCGGCGGCGGTCCGGGCTCCCCGGCGTGCAGGACGTCGTACGGGGTGTCCCTGACCAGCGTCGCGTTGCCGGTCTGCTCGATCCGGGCGAGTTCCGGCGCGGTCAGCCGCGCGTGCGGCGAGTACAGGGCCGTGGTCATGAGGCCGCCGTCCCTGGCGACGGCGTCGCGCACGGGTGCGACCGGACCGTCCGGTCCCCGGTGCTCGCCTCCGGGGCGCGGGCTGTTGAAGATCACGCCCGCGATGAAGTGCCGGTCGCGCACCCCGAGCTTGTGCGCGATCTCGTGGGCGAGCGCGGGCAGGTCGATGTCGACGCCCCACGTGCTGTGCCGGTGTTTGCCGATGTTGCCGACGATCGCCACGGTCGTGTGCGCGTCGTCCGGGTCCGCGGCGAACTCCAGCCGGACGTCCAACTGGTCGCCGCCCGGCAGCAGGTGCCCGCGGTTGAAGAAGCGGTCCACCGCCAGGGTCGCGCGCCTCCGCACGTCCGCCAACTGCGGTTCGGTGACGACGCCGCGCTGCGGCGCGAGGTGCAGGCGGAGGGTGAACTCCCGAACCCACCGGCCCGGTCGTGCCTCCAGGCGGCGCAGGTCGTAGTTCACCGGGACCCGGCGCGACCGCTTGATCGTCGCGAGCGTCGCCTTTCGGGGTGAGCCCGGACCGGTGGTCCCGGACGGCCGCGCCTGGACGAAGTCCACGTACTCCGTGCGCACCTCGACCGGGGTCGCCCGGTGGCGGAGGTGCTCCCACTCGCTCCGCCGCACCGGGTCGTCCGACCGGGTCTCCGGGGTGCGCTCGACCGGGTGCGCCGGCTCGTCCGGGAGCCGGGGCGGCGCACCCGACGTGACGGGCTCGTCGTCGTCCGACGACTCGTCGTCCGGCAACTCGTCATCCGACGACTCCTCGTCCGAGGACTCGTCGACCGGGGGGAAGAGCCGGTCCAACTCCTCCAGGTCGCTCGGCAGCAGTTGCCGCAGCCACCCGTCGACCTCGGGCGCCCGCTGGAGCGCTCCGGGGGAACCGACCGGCTCCCGCGCCACGAGCTGCCGCAACGCGTGCAGCAGCTGCGGCCCGTCGTACTGGTCGTGCTGGACGTACCGCCAAGCGCTGACCGCCAAGTGCTCCAAGTGCCGGTCGACCGACCGCCGGTGACCGATGACGGCCTGCTCGACCAGTTCGAAGCGGATCAGCTCGAACAGCCGCGCGGCCTCGTCCCAGTTGCCCGGCGGCGTGTCGCCGGGGCCGGGGAAGCTGAACGCGTGCCCTTCGGTGTGCAGCACGACCGCACGACCGGAGGGCCACACCCCCTCGTCGTCCGCCCAGAGGTGCGGGGTCGCCTCCCGGTCCTCTTCGAGCGCCGCCTGCACGTCGAGGACCGTTCCCCTCAGGTTGAGGCTGGTCGCGGGG
Coding sequences:
- a CDS encoding helix-turn-helix domain-containing protein produces the protein MEVVMVVEEPRSGCPVNAAVEVLGDRWSLVVLRDIMFCDRRHFRVLQRESEEGIASNILANRLRDLVAAGLLTRDDPGAGRRATYSLTEAGIQLVPVLAELGWWGLRHRPTSAELRARAEELHDGGPELWRAVMAELRERHLGGPRPGTTPDGAEE
- a CDS encoding sensor histidine kinase, with the translated sequence MGLPGVAFGPDRGARAGHERLRFRPPPLDVLLALVFTGLTVATTVDQQAGTHGPPAYALAALTTAPIVLRQVAPVATTAVTLVAAAMYSVLGYGDLPGGGAGLLVGVFTVATLRSRRAAAAALVATIAVIAANYAGASSSIALPTLLQGFLLVLGACALGRATKRWGRHVERVVEEAATAVTDERARIARELHDIVAHHMSVISLQAGVAGYVLDTDPRTARAALDTVGDTSREALREMRRLLEVLRVDDEEPDAEDGARHGIAALDRLVDRVRAAGVPVEVAVTGRPRDLPPGLDLCAYRVVQESLTNVIKHAGPAAARVEVDYGDRVLTLRVRDDGLAAGPPRATPGSHGIRSMRERVELYGGSLTAGPARDGGFTVTASFPLSAPA
- a CDS encoding YbaB/EbfC family nucleoid-associated protein, whose translation is MTTTSHERTGRTPGGYRAQRDGLTRLRRDMGEIAISATTPYRTVTVTVGQQGELTDVRFPTEAYKRMTPAELSAEILAATVAARAGAAVEAARLLAPMARPEDAEDVDAGRAGLTSILPAEPRTAEDVLNGLAH